A genomic region of Metopolophium dirhodum isolate CAU chromosome 1, ASM1992520v1, whole genome shotgun sequence contains the following coding sequences:
- the LOC132948328 gene encoding uncharacterized protein LOC132948328, with the protein MVLDAETLKVLSELRRKRGVVKGALTRTLKFINSFDPRTEALSLLEFRQEELPQINRKFDDVQSEIELLNTEDPLEEEKEREEFEKNYFAARSKIQETITNERRHNASGHDTSHNSNTSTNQSRIQLPPIKIPEFSGNIQDWEPFFDSFRSVIHEENSFTSAHKFYYLRSYLTGAALDLIKAVPMTDANYYVVIERLKQRYDNKSLTIQSHIKSLLESPHVENATATELQQLHSHVCTHIAALKALDQPVDKWDAWLITIISMRLDKDTLHGWQLHQRNTQLPRYVDLEEFLAGRCVAMETSYQFCSKREGTDTNSVPRQRSKRYKSNNNSPKLTLLTNKNDRENKCTLCSVVRDAKLCFNCLSPYHSKDYCKSKYSCQTCKGRHNTLLHQERKSGSTRQKEDDLPSSSKEDTSPSNSQKVSMPAQATSEHVFLATVVVTVKDSNGSYHKCRAVLDSGSQVNFISRELSIVLGLKQRTNVLPICGIGTSKTQSGANVHVTVSSSVKKFDVEITCHILPVIVNDLSAIPTPRDGWNIPNEFVPFLADPTICESGSIDLLIGSALFFDLIGTERIPLITGKLYLQDSKFGWIVTGVIDATCLLNIGETLQRDSDVNDRTEDSIHYDNSKCNQRFLEDDKALHHFQNNTRRNEEGRFIVRLPINISTDLLGNTLIMATTRFLSVERRLQGDDKLRTEYTRFMKEYLEMGHMKEVQNEVESPVRSCYLPHHAVQKESSLTTKIRVVFDASARSSSGVSLNDILMHGPTVQADVFTILARFRMHQYTLMADIEKMFRQVAIDERDWNLQRIVWRDSHTEPLKTFNLTTVTYGMKPASFLATQCLVTLAHLVHNEYPRASEVIKNDIYMDDLMTGAETEEDCIKLQQELNTILISAKLPLRKWCSNSTKVLQHFGKGEADPLYTLEIKDGDTVKSLGLQWRPHQDEFHFNIAMDSTRSRCTKRTLLSDLNRVFDPLGFLAPVLLKGKIFMQQIWALKVEWDSPLSADVIERWKTFMRDLETLKNICIPRKVIPAVCNFIEFHGFCDASEEAYGACIYIRTRGTNETYHAQIMCAKTRVAPLKAMTIPRL; encoded by the exons ATGGTTTTAGACGCAGAGACGCTGAAGGTGTTGTCTGAACTCAGACGTAAACGTGGTGTGGTCAAGGGTGCACTCACCCGTACGTTGAAATTTATCAATAGCTTCGATCCAAGGACTGAGGCCTTGTCACTGTTAGAATTTAGGCAAGAAGAGTTACctcaaataaatagaaaattcgaCGATGTACAATCAGAGATAGAACTACTCAATACTGAGGATCCGCTTGAGGAAGAGAAGGAAAGAGAAGAgtttgaaaaaaactattttgccGCACGCTCTAAAATCCAGGAAACTATAACTAACGAAAGGCGTCATAATGCTTCAGGTCATGATACTTCACATAACTCGAATACGTCAACAAACCAGTCACGAATACAATTACCACCAATAAAAATTCCGGAGTTCAGCGGGAACATTCAGGATTGGGAACCTTTTTTCGACTCTTTCCGATCTGTGATACACGAGGAAAATAGTTTTACATCGGCTCATAAATTTTACTACCTTAGATCATATCTTACTGGTGCAGCTCTAGATCTAATCAAAGCGGTCCCCATGACGGATGCCAACTATTATGTGGTGATTGAACGGCTTAAGCAAAGATATGACAATAAGAGCCTAACCATACAGTCTCACATCAAATCATTATTAGAATCTCCCCACGTAGAAAATGCAACCGCAACCGAGCTTCAGCAACTACATTCACATGTATGCACGCATATTGCAGCTCTTAAGGCATTAGATCAACCTGTGGACAAATGGGATGCCTGGCTAATAACTATCATTAGCATGAGGTTAGACAAGGACACGTTACATGGATGGCAACTACATCAGAGGAATACACAGCTCCCAAGGTATGTAGATCTAGAAGAATTTCTTGCAGGCCGCTGTGTGGCAATGGAAACCTCCTACCAATTTTGTTCCAAACGGGAGGGAACCGACACTAACTCTGTACCTCGTCAGAGGTCAAAAAGATACAAGAGCAATAACAACTCTCCAAAATTGACACTATTAACCAACAAAAATGACCGCGAAAATAAGTGTACTCTCTGCTCGG TGGTAAGAGATGCAAAACTCTGCTTCAACTGTCTGTCACCGTACCACTCAAAGGATTattgtaaatcaaaatatagtTGTCAAACATGTAAGGGCAGGCACAACACCCTACTCCATCAAGAGAGGAAATCAGGATCAACAAGACAGAAGGAGGACGACCTTCCAAGCTCATCAAAGGAAGATACCTCGCCGAGCAACAGTCAGAAAGTGTCCATGCCAGCTCAAGCAACAAGTGAACACGTATTTTTAGCAACAGTAGTAGTCACCGTAAAGGACAGCAACGGTTCTTATCACAAGTGTCGAGCCGTCCTGGACAGTGGCTCACAAGTAAACTTTATTTCAAGGGAGCTTTCGATAGTTTTAGGATTAAAACAGAGAACAAACGTCCTACCAATATGCGGTATTGGTACCAGCAAGACTCAATCGGGTGCAAATGTACACGTAACCGTAAGTTCCTCCGTCAAGAAATTTGATGTCGAAATAACCTGTCACATATTGCCTGTCATAGTGAATGACTTATCTGCTATACCAACTCCAAGGGATGGTTGGAACATTCCTAATGAATTTGTACCGTTCCTAGCAGATCCAACAATCTGTGAATCGGGATCGATTGACCTTTTAATTGGAAGTGCCCTTTTCTTCGACTTGATAGGAACCGAGCGTATTCCACTTATCACAGGGAAGCTTTATCTACAAGATAGTAAATTTGGTTGGATTGTAACTGGAGTAATCGATGCAACTTGTCTTTTAAATATTGGAGAAACTCTACAGAGAGATTCGGATGTCAATGACAGGACAGAAGATTCGATACATTACGACAACTCTAAGTGTAATCAGAGGTTCTTGGAAGATGACAAGGCTCTACATCATTTCCAGAACAACACGCGACGCAATGAAGAAGGTCGGTTCATTGTTCGATTACCTATCAATATCTCAACAGACTTGCTCGGTAACACGCTAATAATGGCAACCACACGGTTTTTGAGCGTGGAGAGGAGGCTTCAAGGGGATGACAAGCTAAGAACAGAATATACAAGGTTCATGAAAGAATATCTCGAGATGGGTCACATGAAAGAAGTTCAAAATGAAGTTGAGTCGCCGGTCCGATCTTGTTATTTACCACACCATGCGGTACAAAAGGAGTCAAGCTTAACGACTAAAATTAGGGTTGTATTTGATGCCTCAGCAAGGAGCTCTTCCGGAGTATCGTTAAACGATATATTGATGCATGGTCCAACAGTACAAGCAGATGTCTTCACCATATTGGCTAGATTTAGAATGCACCAATATACATTGATGGCTGATATCGAAAAAATGTTTCGACAAGTAGCAATCGATGAAAGGGACTGGAACTTGCAGCGAATTGTATGGAGAGATTCACATACTGAACCATTAAAAACATTCAATCTAACGACTGTAACATATGGCATGAAACCAGCGTCATTTCTTGCAACACAATGCCTTGTAACCTTAGCTCATCTGGTACACAACGAATATCCAAGAGCCTCAGAAGTTATCAAAAATGATATATACATGGATGATTTGATGACAGGAGCTGAGACTGAAGAGGattgtataaaattacaacaagaACTAAACACTATCTTAATTTCCGCCAAACTTCCACTACGTAAATGGTGTTCAAATTCCACTAAGGTGCTACAACACTTTGGCAAGGGAGAGGCTGATCCACTATACACCTTGGAAATAAAGGATGGTGACACAGTGAAATCACTTGGGTTACAGTGGAGACCACATCAAGATGAATTCCATTTCAACATAGCCATGGATTCAACAAGATCAAGATGTACTAAGAGAACTCTCCTTTCCGATCTAAACCGAGTATTTGATCCACTCGGGTTTCTAGCACCTGTGCTACTCAAAGGAAAAATATTCATGCAGCAAATTTGGGCGTTGAAGGTTGAGTGGGATAGTCCACTCTCTGCAGACGTTATAGAGAGATGGAAAACATTCATGCGAGACCTAGAGACATTAAAGAACATCTGCATACCAAGAAAGGTGATACCAGCCGTCTGCAATTTTATCGAGTTTCATGGCTTTTGCGACGCGTCTGAAGAAGCATACGGAGCATGCATTTACATAAGAACGAGAGGAACCAACGAAACATATCATGCACAGATCATGTGTGCCAAAACTCGTGTAGCGCCGCTAAAGGCAATGACAATACCACGTCTTTAG
- the LOC132948336 gene encoding uncharacterized protein LOC132948336 yields MEDLSLTGRRRDITEIKPVQLALISIDSSKDLLQHYSSWKKLVRAIAWLNRFVEYRKTKGSGTNATKYLVLSELRSAEKILIKRAQADEFSLELLAMLKQKEIPKGSKLKGLCPILRTDGLIVVGGRLENADLGENQIHPVVLPAKHKITRLIFEDYHQTLLHCGPQMLLAEVRQCYWPLRGRIMARSTVTRCVNCVRARPRFEPPLMAPLPRQRVQMSRPFTVTGVDFAGPLQIQIGIRRVTTKKAWIAVFVCFSTRAIHLEPVVGLTSEAFLAALRRFMARRGKSTKIYSDNATNFVGVQKELKTYLENSERYMADEGVQWHFNPPSAPHFGGLWENAVKSTKHHLYRVIKDSRLNLEELQTLLCQIEACVNSRPMTPLSSDPGEPNALTPAHFLIGGPLLLPPEPEIPSEIVSNLRRWKHVQGLMQIFWKRWHKEYLPQLQVRGRWVYTQKKHECRRHSSYKRRLHTTYKMEAGTHNASTPRYRWNSQSGYLTDVNSSRSAPTSRKVMPTANRCRDPS; encoded by the coding sequence ATGGAAGATCTCAGCCTTACCGGACGAAGAAGAGACATTACGGAAATAAAGCCAGTGCAACTAGCACTTATCTCAATTGACTCATCCAAGGACCTATTACAGCATTACTCAAGTTGGAAAAAACTTGTTCGGGCAATTGCTTGGCTGAACAGATTCGTCGAATATCGAAAGACGAAGGGAAGTGGGACCAATGCGactaaatatttggttttatctGAACTAAGGTCAGCAgagaaaatattaatcaaacgaGCACAAGCCGATGAGTTTTCATTGGAGCTCCTAGCAATGCTTAAACAAAAGGAAATTCCAAAAGGTAGCAAACTCAAAGGGTTATGCCCAATACTGCGAACGGACGGCCTAATAGTGGTAGGAGGAAGACTTGAAAATGCAGACCTTGGTGAGAATCAGATACACCCAGTTGTTCTACCAGCAAAACATAAGATAACAAGACTAATTTTCGAGGACTATCATCAAACACTCCTCCACTGTGGACCGCAAATGCTACTAGCAGAAGTTAGACAATGTTACTGGCCCTTAAGGGGTAGGATAATGGCTCGTTCTACAGTAACACGCTGTGTCAATTGCGTTCGTGCAAGACCAAGATTTGAACCCCCACTTATGGCCCCTTTACCAAGGCAAAGAGTGCAAATGTCGCGCCCATTTACCGTAACTGGTGTAGATTTTGCAGGGCCATTACAAATTCAAATTGGCATACGTCGCGTGACAACAAAGAAAGCATGGATAGCGGTGTTTGTATGTTTTTCTACAAGAGCTATACACTTAGAACCCGTCGTAGGCTTAACAAGCGAAGCCTTCCTTGCAGCCTTACGTAGATTTATGGCGAGACGTGGAAAAAGCACCAAGATCTACAGCGATAATGCAACAAACTTCGTGGGTGTGCAAAAAGAGCTAAAGACATATTTAGAAAACAGTGAAAGGTACATGGCTGACGAAGGAGTTCAATGGCATTTTAATCCACCATCGGCACCACACTTCGGTGGCCTTTGGGAAAATGCTGTAAAAAGTACTAAGCATCACTTATATCGGGTAATCAAGGACAGTCGGCTGAATCTGGAGGAGTTGCAAACATTGCTATGCCAGATTGAGGCATGTGTCAACTCACGGCCTATGACACCACTAAGTAGTGACCCAGGAGAACCCAATGCCCTTACACCAGCTCACTTCCTCATCGGTGGCCCACTGCTCCTACCACCTGAACCGGAAATACCAAGTGAGATAGTTAGCAATCTCCGTCGCTGGAAGCATGTCCAAGGATTGATGCAGATATTCTGGAAACGCTGGCATAAAGAGTATCTACCTCAGCTCCAGGTTCGAGGGCGATGGGTTTACACCCAGAAAAAACATGAGTGTAGACGACATAGTAGTTATAAAAGAAGACTGCACACCACCTACAAAATGGAAGCTGGGACGCATAATGCAAGTACACCCAGGTATCGATGGAATAGTCAGAGTGGTTACCTTACGGACGTCAACTCAAGCAGAAGTGCGCCGACCAGTCGCAAAGTTATGCCGACTGCCAACAGATGCCGAGATCCAAGTTGA